In the Gemmatimonadota bacterium genome, one interval contains:
- a CDS encoding integration host factor subunit beta: protein MTTTKKELVELISKRLGLKKEQVFPVVDQTFVAMRDSLIEGDRIEIRGFGVFEVKDTKARTSARNPRTSDIVYVPAGKKTRFKPGKLLKEALRVPLDD, encoded by the coding sequence ATGACCACCACCAAGAAAGAATTGGTGGAACTGATCAGCAAGCGTCTGGGGCTCAAAAAAGAACAGGTGTTTCCCGTGGTCGACCAGACGTTCGTGGCCATGCGGGACTCGCTGATCGAGGGAGACCGGATCGAAATCAGGGGATTCGGGGTCTTCGAGGTCAAGGACACGAAAGCCCGCACCTCCGCGCGCAATCCCCGCACCAGCGATATCGTTTACGTCCCGGCCGGCAAAAAGACCCGTTTCAAACCCGGAAAACTGTTGAAAGAAGCCCTGCGGGTCCCCTTAGATGACTGA